Proteins from a genomic interval of Medicago truncatula cultivar Jemalong A17 chromosome 3, MtrunA17r5.0-ANR, whole genome shotgun sequence:
- the LOC25489229 gene encoding putative F-box/LRR-repeat protein 23: MASSSKPVMEMEVESTPKPNWLELPRDLTTNILPRLDSFEILTTARNVCPYWWNICKDSRMWRTIHMSDIHMLRCDSSNLLKICCYAVDKSCGLLEDIYIKYFGSDDLLKYVADRASNLRCLKIEECLRSTSKEGFCEAVKKLPLLEELVISNCHFLYRVSFDIIGQHCPLLKSLILHYGSFDARQTCDQQAFDVARTMSGLRHLKLLNNNLTNDGLLAILDGCPLLESLDLRGCFHLDLSGSIGKRCKQQVKNLCLPTDFMDVSNNTCDDPFLVSLQLHRICSDLFEGYDFSHLGPDDLDLSDDLDFSDDLDF; the protein is encoded by the exons ATGGCGTCATCTTCCAAGCCAGTAATGGAAATGGAAGTTGAGAGCACACCAAAGCCAAATTGGCTTGAACTTCCAAGAGACCTTACAACCAACATACTCCCAAGGCTTGACTCCTTCGAAATCCTGACGACTGCACGAAATGTGTGTCCTTATTGGTGGAACATTTGCAAAGACTCTCGCATGTGGCGCACCATTCACATGAGCGATATCCACATGTTACGTTGTGATTCATCTAATTTGTTAAAGATTTGTTGCTATGCTGTTGACAAAAGCTGTGGTCTGCTTGAAGACATCTATATCAAGTATTTTGGATCCGATGATCTCCTCAAATATGTAGCTGATAG agCAAGTAATTTAAGATGCTTAAAGATTGAAGAATGCCTTCGATCAACTTCTAAAGAAGGATTTTGTGAAGCTGTGAAGAAACTTCCACTGTTAGAGGAGCTTGTTATTTCTAATTGCCACTTCCTCTATAGAGTTTCTTTTGATATTATTGGTCAACATTGCCCTCTGTTAAAATCGTTGATTCTTCATTATGGTTCTTTTGATGCTCGTCAGACATGTGATCAACAAGCCTTTGATGTAGCACGAACAATGTCTGGATTGCGCCATCTTAAGTTGTTGAATAACAACCTTACGAATGATGGATTGTTGGCAATTCTGGACGGTTGTCCTCTTCTTGAATCACTTGATCTACGTGGATGTTTTCATCTTGATTTGAGTGGAAGCATAGGGAAAAGATGTAAGCAGCAGGTTAAGAACTTGTGTCTTCCAACTGATTTTATGGATGTGTCAAATAACACTTGCGATGATCCTTTTTTGGTTAGTTTACAGTTGCATCGGATTTGTTCTGATTTGTTTGAAGGTTACGATTTTTCTCATTTGGGTCCGGATGATTTGGATTTATCGgatgatttggatttttctgatgatttggatttttag
- the LOC25489231 gene encoding putative F-box/LRR-repeat protein 23, translating into MYVTYYARYNYGDNLVKIFCNAVERSCGQVEDINIEEIGTDDLLKYIVDNCACHLRCLRLANCARLSERGFIEAVKKLSQLEEIELSHNLQLSNDSLEVVGRCCPLLKSLKYSLLPSDYIGQDVCSFAIAKTMPRLLHLKISGDMPGDDGIQAILDGCHLLESFDLGGCYAYYYSQSLEKRCREQINFFVPPTQDCDSSDYDSYWDVGSINSNWSWYEDCDFDI; encoded by the exons atgtatgtgacatACTATGCTCGCTACAACTATGGGGATAATTTGGTGAAGATTTTTTGCAATGCAGTTGAGAGAAGTTGTGGTCAAGTAGAAGATATTAATATTGAGGAAATAGGAACCGATGATCTTCTTAAATATATAGTTGATAATTG TGCGTGTCACCTGCGATGCTTGCGGCTTGCAAATTGTGCTAGACTCTCGGAAAGAGGTTTTATTGAAGCTGTAAAGAAACTGTCACAATTAGAGGAGATTGAGCTTTCTCATAACCTTCAATTGTCTAATGATTCTCTTGAAGTTGTTGGCCGATGCTGCCCTCTTTTGAAATCACTAAAATACAGTTTGCTGCCTTCGGACTACATCGGGCAAGATGTGTGCTCATTTGCTATTGCCAAAACAATGCCAAGATTACTTCATCTTAAAATATCTGGAGATATGCCTGgtgatgatggtattcaagctATTCTTGATGGATGTCATCTTCTTGAGTCTTTTGACTTGGGAGGATGTTATGCTTATTATTATAGCCAAAGTTTAGAGAAAAGGTGCCgtgaacaaattaatttttttgtaccTCCAACACAAGATTGTGATTCTTCAGACTATGATTCTTATTGGGATGTTGGAAGTATAAATTCTAATTGGTCTTGGTATGAGGACTgtgattttgatatttaa